atggtgctcaagtacttctaagccCCAAATGAAcacattggaattgagttggtacaaccaattttaCAAAAGagcattcaactatagccaatatcatatttaaGAGATAAATTAatattaagaccaaaattcttaatgatcgatACCAACAATCATATTTTGAATTGACCATTTATATAATGTGGAATTTATTTttcaaggcaaaaaaaaaaacaaaactaggaATATTCTAAAAAACAAAGAAATACACCTAACAAGTCAATGTAAAAACTCGCAATATAATTACATGCCTCAAACTTTGGTCCCCATTTCATTCCATTCATATAAATACAAAAAAACCAGAACAGCGTACGTCGCGCACACCCTAATACCAGTCCGGAACGGAACATGACGTCTGGAGAACAAGAATAGGAACAGGGACTGCTGAACCGGGCCTATAGTAGGACCGAACCGGGTTGAGATGGAATGGACTGAACCGGGTTCCTTCTCCTCAATATTCGTAACGCGCACAGGCAAGATCTCACGAGGAGATTTTCCTTCACAGGTTAGGGGAGATATGGAcggattattattttttgtatagtACAATAGAATCAATCATCATAGATTTAATAGCTATGATCAATACAATCGACCTCAGTTTATTTAAGTTCGCAAAAGTACGAGGTAAGAAAATGAAATTCAAGCCACATGTAATCCTAGTAGAACAAATTTGGTCATCGCAGGGCCACACTCCAAAAGAGGTGCATATTTAAAGTATTGGTGATCCAGGTCTGGTTTTGATTCCACAGAGAATATGTGGTTGGTAGGTACTGACATGCTTTTGGAAAAAAATACGAATGCATATTCTACTCAGACCACGTAATCATGATTGAACCTCACTATCATGCGCATGTGGGAATAACATTGGAGAAACTTAGCTTGACATATGACCGTGCTTAACCATTATTTCCTAGATTTTTTTCTATAAGGAACAAACATTATACGTTATGGTCAGAGACAAGGGGGATAGGATTTTCCCTGTTTATTTTGCGGCTTCCAGGCGGGCTACTGCTGTAAGCCCGGTGCAATTTCTGACGTCGTTAGCAGTGTAGCTGCAACAACAAACCGTTTAAGTGATTAATCGACATAAATCCATATGTTCATTCGATTTCATGCACAAACGAAAAAAACCCAAATCAGGCtaaaaatctctttttctttttcgattTTTAAGAAAATATCCCACATGTGTTTTGAAGAATAGGAGTTATTGATTTCAAAGCTGCGGAGATTTCAAAAgagaaatcgaaaaaaaaaaatctttataaggacaaaccctagttttcatgAAACACTCATTTGAAACAATTTCGATTTGAACTTTCAGATCTGAAAGATGAAACATAAAGATGATAAATTATGAAgaggatttatccttttgatGAAGAACAAGCGTAATTTCTTTTGGTTTTTCCTTTTCCCTGCTACTTTCTTCCGGCTACGATGCATCTCCCCGAGGTAATATCCACTATCCACTGATTGAtgataaagacaaaaaaaaaagaaaaaaatatatttctcGAGCGGTTGAGCTTTGTGAGTGATAACGTTTTGTAGTGGATGGGAAAGATAAAGAGACACAAGAAAGAAAAAGATTCCATTACTTAGAGTTAGTATGTGTTATATCTtttatatacaataggaataAGACCCtctcttcttattattttttgtattttaccAAGCCAAGGTTTTATTCGGTGGCTGGTGAGACATACAGTTGGAACTCCATATGTAAATGTTTTTGCGACCAACAAAAATATATCAACCGTTACAATCCAACATTTATATCAAAGTTCTACTGCTTGTTTCGATCACTCATCTCTGTATTCAATCCCACTGCCATGACTACTGCTCAGCTTTTGATGAGCTTAGAGAGAGGGAGATGAGATTTAATATAGAATATGAATGAGTGGAGGGTGTAGTAATTTTCAGTCATCATTGACCAGATTTTTCAATCATCAACCATAGTCAAAGTGTTTTGTATCTATTTGGCACCATTTGTGATGCAGAACAGAAATATTAGTTACATTTCACTCAACtcttaagaaaacaaaaattaatttGAGAATATCGTTCCAAAATGGcttttaaaattaagaaaatgaaCATTTTATAAAGCAAATTGTTTTTGACTTGATTTCAAGGATGATTTATGCTTTTCTTTAGCTTCTAGTACCCAAACACCCACTAAAACTTGGAAAGTTTAACGAGGTTGAGAGGAAATACGAAAATTTGAAAAACTTGATTTTGAACGGAGTGAAATTGCAGGAAAATCGATTTTTAATTGACAATGTTGGGGGAGACTTGTAAAATTCGATCCGCTATGTACAATACGAAAACCACACAAACAATGAAACACAATGCGGAAATAATACAACTATGACGATATAAGAAGCAATCACACAACACCGGTAATTACGTGGAAAAACCCCTCCAAGGTGAAGGGTAAAAAACCACGGGCAAATCTTCCACTATAATCAAACAATGGGTTACAcacaattctcccaatttggggaTAACAACAACTTCAAGGTGCATATAGCACTTGGATAACAATTTGCCTAAATTACACTCACCCCTAAGGATGTATCAACAATTCATTCACCAATAAGATGAGATTCACTATCAATTTGAGAATAGCTAGAGTAAGAGATACTTACTATTAGGATTTGAACAAACCTAGATTTTCCCCCTTTTGAAGAGATGTGGAAATTGATCAATCAATCTTCATCACACTAGCCAAACGGACCCTTAACAAagaacccttcttcttcctcttcaagatcAACTCAAATCTCACCAAGAAATGTCAATGCCGGCTTCACTATTTCCTTTCTTACTCTCACTGCCTCTCTTACTCTTTTTCACGACAAGAAAAAGGATTGGCTTTTCCTGGATGTTTCGAAAAGAAACATTTAACCTAACTAGGCCACTGCTAGTTAGCTCCCTTAAATGGTTAAGGGGATACACCTGTTGTTGGACCATAAGTTGTGAACCGACCCAACAATCTCCCCTCACGACTTATGGTGAGGTACCCGTCACCACCAAACCTGCCATGCTGTAGAAATGCACATGCTTGTACTTTGGTAGCGGCTTTGTTTTCGTATCAGAACCATTTTCAGTCTTGATTCTTTACACCCACTTGTTCTTCAGAATCTTCTGGTTCTTTGGCTTGTCAACCAACTCAAAAGCGTCATTCTCATCTAAAGAGCTCACCTCTTCTTTAATGGCTTTCAGGAACACTAAGAGCTTCTTAATAAGACTATGGTTCACCTGCATCTATGAGCATCAGATACTCATGTGGTGTATACTTCGTTGAAGGTAATCTGGTCCTGCTGAATCTTCTCAACTCAGcttctggttgttgttgttgcactTCTTGCTCAACATCACCCACTGGAACATCTTCATGAGATTTATCTTCATGATTGTTTTCTTGTTCTTCATGACCATtaccatcaacatcatcatcacgtTGTTCAAGAgaaggaacaactggatttggATCCAAGAACATGTCTTCTTGAAGCTTTGGCTTTTCGATCTTCTCAAAGTCTTCAATAGTTGTTCTTCAAGGAATACTGCATCCCTGCTTCTGATAACCTTCTTGTCAACTGGATCCCAAAATCTGTAACCAAACTTCTATGTTCCATAGCCTAGGAACACACACTGCTTCGCATTGTCATCAAGCTTTGACCTCTGATCTTTTGGGATATGAAAAAATGCCCTGCAACCAAACACTGTCAAGTGATCATAAGTAGGCTCTTTGTCTCTCCAAACCTTCTCTGCTATTTCTCCATCTAGCGGTCTTGAAGGTGATCGATTGATCAAGTACACAACAGTATTCATTGCTTCGCCCCAAAAATGCTTCTGCAACTTAGAATGAGATTACATGCACCTAATTCTCTCAAGAATAGTGTGGTTCATCCGCTCTGCAACACCATTGTGTTGTGGAGTCTTCGGTATTGATTGCTCATGACGTATACCCATGCTCTTGCAATACTCTTCAAGTGGCCCAATGTACTCTCCCCCGTTGTCAGAACGAAGGCACTTCAAGGTTTCACCTGTTTCTCTTTCCACCATGATGTGAAACATCTTGAACACaggaacaacatcatctttggtcTTGATTGCAAATGACCAAACCTTCCTTGAAGCATCATCTATGAAAGTAACGAAGTAAAAGGCACCACCAAGTGTTTTGACCCTTAAAGGTCCACATACGTGAGAATGAACAAGATCAATAATACTTGGGTAAAGCTTTATGAAAAGAAACTCTAGTTTGTTTACCAACTAAACAATGAGTGCACTTACCCAATTGAGTACCTTTGGCAATACTTGTCTTTTAGTGAGGATTTGAATTCCCTTCTCACTAAGATGACCAAGTCTTCTATGCCACAGCTTGGAGGTTGAATCTTTGTCAGCAACATTCAACTCACCTTTCAACACCTTCACTTGTGTCTTATACAATGTGCCACATTTCTTGCCTCTTTCAATAACCATGGAGCCCTTGGTTAGCTTCCATTTTACATCACCTAAGTGATTGTTGTACCCTTCATTATCTAACACTCCTGGTGATATTAGATTCGAACGAAGATCCGATACATGTCGCACATTTCTGAGAACCAATATGCAGCCAACATTGGTCTCGATCTTCACATCGCCCATTCCTACAATCTTCGATACACCACTGTTTCCCATTCTGACTGAACCAAAATCACCAGCCTTGTAGGAGATAAACACGTCTCCTCGAGGAGTAGCATGATAGGATGCACCTGAATCCGCTATCCACTCTGAATCGGAAACTGCATAACTCACACATACATCATTACAATCAGAGAATGAAGTAATATCACTACTTGTTACCAAAAATGTAATATCATTGACTTGTCTGTCATTTACATTCACTTCCCTTGGATCTTGAGTCAGCTTCCTGCATTCATTTGAATAATAACCTCTCATACGACAGTTCTAACATTCAACATCTTTTCTAGACTTTGATATACTTCTTGACTTGCCATGGTCAAGAGCTTTGTCGCAAGAAGATTTCTGATCATATAACTCTTCTAACTTTGTCCACAAATAATATGCTAGCTTCTCACTAGACACACGACGAATAATATAATCATCAACCCATTGTAGAATGAAACTAACAACTTTACGATTAGCAACACTCCACACTTCATCTTCTATCTTCTTAGGATTTACTCCCTTGCTCTCTATTGGACCATAGAGATCTTTACAATATAACCAATCTTCCATCTTCACCTTCCATATCACATAGTTCTCACCGGTCAAGATGACCATTCTACTACTAGTGCTAGCTTCCGTCATTGCACAAGATTAGCTCAACCCaaaagctctgataccacttgttggTGGAGACTTGAAAAATCCGAGCCACTATGTGCAATACGAAAACCACACAAGCAATGAAACACAATGCGGAAATAATACAACTATGACGATATAAGAAGCAATCACACAACACCGGTAATTACGTGGAAAAACCCCTCCAAGGTGAAGGGTAAAAAACCACGGGAAAATTTTCCACTATAATCAAACAATGGGTTACAcacaattctcccaatttggggaTAACAACAACTTCAAGGTGCATATAGCACTTGGATAACAATTTGCCTAAATTACACTCACCCCTAAGGATGGATCAACAATTCATTCACCAATAAGATGAGATTCACTATCAATTTGAGAATAGCTAGAGTAAGAGATACTTACTATTAGGATTTgaacaaaccctagattttccCCCTTTTGAAGAGATGTGGAAATTGATCAATCAATCTTCGCCACACTAGCCAAACGGACCCTTAACAAagaacccttcttcttcctcttcaagatcAACTCAAATCTCACCAAGAAATGTCAATGGCGGCTTCACTATTTCCCTCTTACTCTCACTGCCTCTCTTACTCTTTTTCACGACAAGAAAAAGGATTGGCTTTTCCTGGATGTTTCGAAAAGAAacatttagggtttgtttggcaGCTTGGGTACGAAATACATTGTCCGGGTTAGAGAATTCCTTGGTTTATCCAAAACTATTATGACAAtggttattttaaatgatgtttgtTTTCCATTGTGGTTTAGTGTAGTATGTTGTTTGTCAAAAAACTTGTATACAAGCTAAATTAATtaattgaaaaagaaataaaaaactatACCATATAATTATCTAGTTTTGAGCATACAAAatgtttaaataaaaaaaatagttatAAAAGTAACCGTCTAACCCAGGAAAGGATTAAGGTATTCCAGGTTTTACATGGAATTCAAAACCCTACCTTTTTAGCCTCTTAAAATTTAGGTAGGATACACTATCCTTATCTTGACATGGAATAAGCACGCACACAAACACAATATACAGTTATCTAAGGGATAACTCAACCTAGGTTAGGATATCAAGGCTACCAAACACGACCTTAACCTAACTAGGCCACTGCTAGTTAGCTCCCTTAAATGGTTAAGGGGATACACCTGTTGTTGGACCATAAGTTGTGAACCGGCCCAACAGACAACAATCTAGAAATACGTTCTTGATTAATTAACAGAAATAACGAAAGAAGGATGTCTAGGAGGCACAAGCCCCAAACATAACATGCTCCATTTTATTACATGAAAAACACATAAAGGGTGGCCGTTAATCCCATTAAAGCTTTTTACTGTTTAGCCTTGTTGTCAAGTACATATTTGACAATCGACTTTGCCATGCCCCACATAGAATCAACAGTGATAAGACGAGCATTTGCTTCGAAATTCTTGTCATCAAGATCAATCTGGACAGTTGACCTAAAGATGCAAGAATTTTTGTCCTTTGGTAAAATTTCATACGTGACTTTGTACAAAGAAAATCCAAGATCAAGATATCCATTTTGAATCTGTTGAAGCTGTTTCACCCTTCTTCGATTATCGATTGTTACAAATTTTTCTCTCCATTCATGTGGCCCTGGTATTCCTGCTTCAATCCCACAGACATCAAGATTTGTCAAGCCAATATATTTTGAAGGAGGGAAAGAGAAGTAGAAGTACTAATTAATTAAAGCAGATATAGCGTACCTTGAGCCATGACGATATGTAAGATAGTTCCCTGACCTCCATCACCTTCGACATAATCGATTTTCTCGAAAACACCGGGTTGGAGTGTGATGATGAGCTTAGGAAGATCCTTTGAACCGTAAACAGCCCAAATCTCATCGACTTTGCCATGCCCCACATGGAGTGTGATGCTCCTACGACATCCATCTCGTTAGTTACGTGGCCGCGCATTTTCCCCAAAGTATATATGATTGTAGGTAATTTATCACTGTTTAGCAAATATGTTAAGGATTTTTCCGATCTTGCTGATTTGGAGTGTGAATGTTTTAGGCTGCAATTGTGCTTCTTTTATAGTTGTTCAACACCTTTAAAAGCTTTTCCTAGTAACTTCGATGTTGATACTGGGAAGACCTGTCAATTGTCATTCTTGCCACTATTGACCTACTATTTGTCCTTAACCGTGTATAGAGAGATGATAAGATTCCAAATGTGAATATGGTTTAGGTCCAAATAGTGTTAAGTAATTCAGATAGGCGGTAAAGTCTTAATTTTGGGTGACAATTCATTTTTCTTGTATTTTACGAAACTTCTATTTCGTGGCTGCTGGTGACATATTTTAAATTGCAAGTGGCAATGGGGAGTTGTTGAGTTTGTCTATCAGATGATTAAGGTGAGATTTACAGCACGTTATAAGATACATGTAACATAATTAAGTTCTTTAATCTCAGAAAAACCTTCCACCTTTTCGACTTGATTAAATCGAAAACAACTTGGCAAGGTATATCTAAACACCTTCGCTTGCCTGTAGATCAACCACGCTGGAGTCTTTACGCACAACACTAACGTACAGATTGTAGATCTATATGTTACCGTTATACAAGGTCATTATGGCTCCGATACCCTTTCCAAAGTCCAGCTGCACAAAAATTTATTTTATATACTTGTCCCGAAAATCAACCAATTTTATACTATTATCTatcaaaaacaaaacagaaaataaaaaataaaaaaatccgtTGCTTTCAAACATCTGCAGCTAAACTTCCTGGTTATTCTAATGGAGTAGTTCATAATTCATAAACATTCAACGAACAATTTAATCATTCAAAACTACTCTCATTTTCACCAACAGACACAGAGAGATAGAGAGGGGGGGAGAACTGAAAGCATGTTCTCTCTTTGGTACTCTCTTCTGCTTCTTCTTTTGGCTTACTACACTGGATCTAATCTGTCGAATTCATCCGCAGAACTATTAGTTTCCTACAGATCGAGATCTTTCCAGGACAAGAATATATTCATTTTAGCTGGACAGAGTAACATGGCAGGTCGAGGAGGTGTTGTTAATGATGTTTGGGATGGAATAATTCCATCTGAATGTAAACCAAACCCGTCGATTATCAGATTCAATTCACATCATAGATGGGTTGAAGCACAAGAACCATTGCACATAGATATCGATTTCAATAAGACTTGTGGTGTTGGTCCTGGTATGGTATTTGCAAATACACTTCTACAGATGATGGATTCCAGAACAACTATTGGTTTGGTTCCCTGTGCTATTGGTGGAACACGGATTAGCGAATGGGATCGTGGAACTCGACTCTATAATATGTTGATAACACGATCTCTATTATCGCTGATGGAAGGTGGAAGGATATTGGGTGTTCTTTGGTACCAAGGGGAGAGCGATACAGTTAGTCCAACAGATGCTGAATCTTATGgagataacttgaagaaatttatatCGGATTTTCGCGCAGATCTTCATCTTCCCTTGCTCCCTTTCATTCAGGTATATATTGCAATTCAGGCTAATATGAGCTAACTCGGAAACCATAGTTTGATCGGAGTTCGTCTTATTTCAGGTTGCTTTGGCATCAACAGAAGGGCCGTATAAAGGAATTGTAAGGAAAGCTCAGCTCGAGATGGATTTACCGAATGTCTGGACGGTTGATGCGGATGGACTCCCTTTGGGACCAGACGGTATACACCTCTCAACTAGAGCTCAAGTCCGTCTTGGACGGATGTTCGCGGAGGGGTATTTCACGAGGAATGCTCATCGAAAGCCTCGCATTTTCGCGTTATTAAAACAATTTTGTGGAGACAAAAAATAAATTACGCAGACAGACAGTCAAACTATTTTGGTAGGAATATGGAATAAATTATTTGAAACTACAGTGGGGTTAAACATACCGTGATTTTTAACCGAAAAGTCTCCGACAAATAATCCAGCGGTCCTCATCACCGTGTTTAGTATTGGGATGGTAGCGTGAAAAATTTGGGTCCATGCTTTACTCTGGCGATTATTTTTGGGAAAAACTGAAATAAACCTAGAGTTATTCGGATGGGAAGGCAGGCACGATGCCGGCAGTGCCATTTGATAATGAAATTTTACAAGGCTTTCCGTTTTGAGCTTCACATGCATATACGAATTGGATTTTTGTTTGCTCTTGTTTTTGATCTAGCAGCATCACCATGTGAAACGTGAACACCATTTAATCAATCAAATAGATTTGGACAAAcatttcattttataattatttttccaaGTATTATTATAACTTGGTTGCTTGTAGGTTGTTCGATTATAATTGTTCCAAGAACACACAAGCAAAATGCAATTAGATGATTATTAGGGATACGGGCCTGAAGCCAATTCGCATTAGCAACAACAATAGAAATACATTCTTGAGTATTTAACAATTAACaggaccaaaaaaaaagaaagacgtTTGGAAGGGGGCACATCCCCCGAACATAACATACTCCATTTTATTACATGAAAAACAGTAAAACATCAAAAGGGTGACCATAAATCCCATGAAAGTTTTTTACTGCTGCTTAGCTTTGTTGTCAAGTACATATTGGACAATTGATTTTGCCATACCCCACATAGCATCAACGGTGATAAGACGAGCATTTGCTTCGAAATTCTTGTCATCAAGATCAATCTGGACAGTTGACTTAATGATGCAAGAATTCTTGTCTTTTGGTAGGATTTCATAGGTGACTTTGTACAAAGAAAACCCCATATCAAGATATCCTC
This is a stretch of genomic DNA from Papaver somniferum cultivar HN1 chromosome 1, ASM357369v1, whole genome shotgun sequence. It encodes these proteins:
- the LOC113339119 gene encoding probable carbohydrate esterase At4g34215 yields the protein MFSLWYSLLLLLLAYYTGSNLSNSSAELLVSYRSRSFQDKNIFILAGQSNMAGRGGVVNDVWDGIIPSECKPNPSIIRFNSHHRWVEAQEPLHIDIDFNKTCGVGPGMVFANTLLQMMDSRTTIGLVPCAIGGTRISEWDRGTRLYNMLITRSLLSLMEGGRILGVLWYQGESDTVSPTDAESYGDNLKKFISDFRADLHLPLLPFIQVALASTEGPYKGIVRKAQLEMDLPNVWTVDADGLPLGPDGIHLSTRAQVRLGRMFAEGYFTRNAHRKPRIFALLKQFCGDKK